One window from the genome of Sphaerotilus microaerophilus encodes:
- a CDS encoding TRAP transporter small permease, whose protein sequence is MYTKFCAALSKLSLVLAVIGLIAVILCVQYQVIGRYVFNDTPTWAEALAMLLVLFVTAFGLAVGVRDAGHIGLESMVALLPQRWRRRVELLIHALVGLFGALMVQGGWLWMVAKWGEKKPMLPVPDGIDYLPVVIAGVLIVLFSIEHIVAILRGEEVVPAWN, encoded by the coding sequence ATGTACACCAAGTTCTGTGCGGCCCTGTCCAAGCTCAGCCTCGTGCTGGCGGTGATCGGGCTGATCGCGGTGATCCTGTGCGTGCAGTACCAGGTGATCGGCCGCTACGTCTTCAACGACACGCCCACCTGGGCGGAGGCGCTGGCGATGCTGCTGGTGCTGTTCGTCACGGCCTTCGGGCTGGCGGTGGGCGTGCGCGACGCCGGCCACATCGGGCTGGAGTCGATGGTGGCACTGCTGCCGCAGCGCTGGCGGCGCCGTGTCGAGCTGCTGATCCATGCGCTGGTGGGCCTGTTCGGCGCGCTGATGGTCCAGGGCGGCTGGCTCTGGATGGTCGCCAAGTGGGGCGAGAAGAAGCCGATGCTGCCCGTCCCGGACGGCATCGACTACCTGCCGGTGGTGATCGCCGGCGTGCTGATCGTGCTGTTCTCGATCGAACACATCGTCGCCATCCTGCGCGGCGAGGAAGTGGTGCCGGCATGGAATTGA